In Brachypodium distachyon strain Bd21 chromosome 2, Brachypodium_distachyon_v3.0, whole genome shotgun sequence, one genomic interval encodes:
- the LOC100838976 gene encoding translation machinery-associated protein 22, translated as MAAEKPAPVKVLYCGVCGLPAEYCEFGPDFERCKPWLRAHAPGVYPDELIASSSGGDDKDVDKVAVRLQGVGISADGSTSAGGASASKQEDVKRLPGGKLKKKDKQEVIIEKIVRNKRKCVTVVKGLELFGVKLTDASKKLGKKFATGASVVKGPTEKEQIDVQGDISYDVVEFITDTWPDVPESAIYFIEDGRKVAAA; from the exons atggcggctgAGAAGCCAGCTCCGGTGAAGGTGCTCTACTGCGGCGTCTGCGGCCTCCCCGCGGAGTACTGCGAGTTCGGCCCCGACTTCGAGCGCTGCAAGCCCTGGCTCCGCGCCCACGCGCCCGGCGTCTACCCCGACGAGCTaatcgcctcctcctccg GCGGCGACGACAAGGACGTGGATAAGGTCGCCGTGCGCCTGCAAGGCGTCGGTATCTCCGCCGATGGCTCCACCAGTGCAG GGGGTGCTTCAGCATCTAAGCAGGAAGACGTGAAACGCCTGCCTGGTGGTAAGCTCAAGAAAAAG GACAAGCAAGAGGTTATTATTGAGAAGATTGTCCGCAACAAGCGCAAATGTGTTACTGTGGTGAAAGGTCTGGAATTGTTTG GTGTAAAGCTAACTGATGCTTCAAAGAAGCTCGGGAAGAAGTTTGCTACTGGAGCTTCTGTTGTTAAG GGCCCAACTGAGAAGGAGCAAATTGATGTGCAAGGGGACATATCATATGATGTTGTGGAGTTCATTACAGATACATGGCCTGAT GTACCTGAATCGGCCATCTATTTCATTGAAGATGGAAGGAAGGTTGCCGCTgcttga
- the LOC100837058 gene encoding putative transcription factor bHLH041: MDSSSWINAYGNSTTGNSGFMCGYAAGLQCRDGDEQQQQHDLLVTSQMQHHLNQISMEMSMDDESALYNAPSGDGAALGVQHAVDFFLPSHHAASSVLHTSSSTSSSFRSASISCSPENSSAQVLTAPTTGCLQFPEVSSNVPLMVLPYDDHQHHYVNFDFHDDTVAAIAAPGGNAMSTTPSAFKRYARHLGPRHRRPKPACGQRMFKTAISVLTKMHTGMRHQSYYYQQAAAAEPLQPSGNQLQHMISERKRREKLNDSFHALKTVLPPGSKKDKTSILITAREYVNSLKSKVCELEEKNQVLQAQLAQRANSDNTGEDAETKAGEKVEIEITRDDSTADQEDQVCTVKIAVIRSECSGNMTNVVLGTLQRLKDEVGEDVTLVAMSSSDVDGGGEAPRASLTMQLKSASGAKWGEAAVREAVAKAVADALPVSRSQSTETMTAPRRGETGRSRVSALAK, encoded by the exons ATGGATAGCAGCAGCTGGATCAATGCCTATGGCAACAGCACCACCGGCAATAGCGGCTTCATGTGCGGCTACGCTGCAGGGCTGCAGTGCAGGGATGGggatgagcagcagcagcagcacgaccTGCTCGTCACATCCCAGATGCAGCACCACCTCAACCAG ATCAGCATGGAGATGAGCATGGACGACGAGTCAGCTCTGTACAACGCCCCTTCCGGCGACGGTGCCGCCTTGGGCGTGCAGCATGCCGTCGACTTCTTCCTCCCTTCGCACCACGCCGCCAGCAGCGTTCTCCACACCTCGTcatccacctcctcctcgttcCGATCTGCCTCGATCTCCTGCAGCCCGGAGAACTCCTCGGCGCAGGTGCTCACGGCTCCAACGACCGGATGCCTGCAGTTCCCGGAGGTCTCATCAAACGTGCCATTAATGGTGCTCCCTTACGACGACCACCAGCACCACTACGTCAATTTCGACTTCCACGACGATACTGTGGCGGCAATCGCGGCGCCCGGTGGGAATGCGATGTCGACGACGCCGAGCGCGTTCAAGCGCTACGCGCGGCACCTCGGCCCCAGGCATAGGAGGCCGAAGCCGGCGTGCGGGCAGAGGATGTTCAAGACGGCCATTTCGGTCCTGACCAAGATGCACACGGGCATGAGGCATCAGTCCTACTACTACcagcaggcagcggcggccgagcCGCTGCAGCCGTCAGGGAACCAGCTGCAGCACATGATCTCCGAGCGCAAGCGCCGGGAGAAGCTCAACGACAGCTTCCACGCTCTCAAGACCGTCCTCCCTCCTGGCTCAAAG AAAGACAAGACATCGATACTAATCACGGCGAGGGAGTACGTGAACTCTCTCAAGTCCAAGGTCTGCGAGCTCGAGGAGAAGAACCAGGTGCTCCAGGCGCAGCTAGCCCAGCGGGCCAACAGCGACAACACCGGAGAAGACGCAGAGaccaaggccggcgagaagGTCGAGATCGAGATAACGAGAGACGACTCTACGGCGGATCAGGAAGACCAGGTTTGCACGGTGAAGATCGCAGTGATCAGGTCGGAGTGCAGCGGCAACATGACGAACGTGGTGCTCGGGACTCTGCAGCGCCTGAAAGACGAGGTGGGTGAAGATGTCACCCTGGTGGCGATGAGCAGCAGCGACGtcgacggcggaggcgaggcTCCCCGAGCAAGCCTGACGATGCAGCTCAAG TCAGCGTCGGGCGCCAAgtggggggaggcggcggtgagggAAGCCGTggcgaaggccgtcgccgatGCGCTGCCGGTCAGCCGGTCGCAGTCAACAGAGACGATGACCGCCCCGCGCCGTGGCGAGACCGGCCGGTCTCGGGTTTCGGCATTAGCCAAGTGA
- the LOC100845776 gene encoding PRA1 family protein F3 — MSKYGTIPTSSSAAAAGAPQFGGASPLDFISRAKARGATALATRRPWRELADLHAVGLPPSLGDAYLRVRANLAHFAMNYAIVILVVVFLSLLWKPVSLIVFLVCMIAWLVLYFLRDEPIVLFGRVVGDGVVLAGLAVVTLGLLLLTGATANILSSLLIGFVLVVLHAALHKAEDNVDEEVGRWYAPVPPPPSH, encoded by the coding sequence atgTCCAAGTACGGCACAatccccacctcctcctccgccgcggccgcgggggcGCCCCAATTCGGGGGCGCCTCGCCGCTCGACTTCATCTCCCGCGCCAAGGCCCGCGGCGCGACGGCGCTGGCCACGCGCCGGCCGTGGCGCGAGCTCGCGGACCTCCACGCCGTCGGGCTGCCCCCCAGCCTCGGCGACGCCTACCTCCGCGTGCGCGCCAACCTCGCCCACTTCGCCATGAACTACGCCATCGtcatcctcgtcgtcgtcttcctctccctcctctggaAGCCCGTCTCCctcatcgtcttcctcgtctgcATGATCGCCTGGCTCGTCCTCTACTTCCTCCGCGACGAGCCGATTGTGCTCTTCGGCCGcgtcgtcggcgacggcgtcgtcctcgccgggctcgccgtcgtcacgctcggcctgctgctgctcaccGGCGCCACCGCCAACATCCTCTCGTCGCTTCTCATCGGCTTCGTGCTCGTCGTGTTGCACGCCGCTCTGCACAAGGCGGAGGACAACGTCGACGAGGAGGTCGGCCGCTGGTACGCGcctgtgccgccgccgccgtcgcactAG
- the LOC100843949 gene encoding venom phosphodiesterase 2, with translation MAAPPFSVNLRSTGDSPPPTAALLAHSQSHSAASPHPPTASRFLMLLTAALALATAYLLLLRPPISTVSAAAPLARPLSKLPKPVVLLISSDGFRFGYQYKVPTPHIRRLIANGTSAAEGLIPVFPTLTFPNHYSIATGLYPSSHGIINNFFPDPISGDHFNMGSHEPKWWLGEPLWVTAADQGVQASTYFWPGSEVKKGSWDCPDKYCRHYNGSVPFEERVDAILGYFDLPVDEMPQFLTLYFEDPDHQGHQVGPDDPLITDAVKRIDEMIGRLITGLEARGVFEDVNIILVGDHGMVGTCDQKLVILEELAPWIEVKNDWVLSTTPLLAIRPPDGVSPADVVAKMNEGLGSGKVKNGEYLKIYLKEDLPSRLHYSENYRIPPIIGLVDEGYKIEKKRSKSKECGGAHGYDNAFFSMRTIFFAHGPRFERGRMVPSFENVEIYNVIASILNLKPAPNNGSASFPGTVLLPSE, from the coding sequence ATGGCAGCTCCGCCCTTCTCCGTCAATCTCCGTTCCACCGGcgactcgccgccgcccaccgccgccctcctcgcccACTCCCAGTCCCACTCCGCCGCTTCTCCCCACCCCCCCACGGCCTCCCGCTTCCTCATGCTCCTAAcggccgccctcgccctcgccaccgcctacctcctcctcctccgcccgcccATCTCCACAGtgtccgccgccgcacccctTGCGCGGCCGCTCTCCAAGCTCCCGAAGCCGGTGGTCCTCCTAATATCCTCCGACGGCTTCCGCTTCGGGTACCAGTACAAGGTCCCCACGCCGCACATCCGCCGCCTCATCGCCAATggcacctccgccgccgagggCCTCATCCCCGTCTTCCCCACCCTCACCTTCCCCAACCACTACTCCATCGCCACCGGCCTTTACCCCTCCTCCCACGGCATCATCAACAACTTCTTCCCCGACCCCATCTCGGGGGACCACTTCAACATGGGTTCTCACGAGCCCAAGTGGTGGCTCGGGGAGCCCCTCTGGGTCACCGCCGCCGATCAGGGGGTTCAGGCGTCCACGTACTTCTGGCCGGGCTCGGAGGTGAAGAAGGGCTCCTGGGACTGCCCCGACAAGTATTGCCGCCACTACAATGGCTCCGTGCCATTCGAGGAGAGGGTTGACGCGATCCTTGGTTATTTTGATCTTCCGGTTGACGAAATGCCGCAGTTTCTGACACTGTACTTTGAGGATCCAGATCACCAGGGGCACCAGGTAGGTCCCGACGACCCACTTATCACAGATGCGGTGAAGCGGATTGATGAAATGATCGGAAGGCTCATCACTGGTTTGGAAGCTAGGGGCGTGTTTGAGGATGTGAACATTATATTGGTCGGGGATCATGGGATGGTTGGGACCTGCGACCAGAAGCTAGTGATTCTCGAGGAATTAGCTCCTTGGATTGAGGTGAAGAATGACTGGGTTCTATCGACGACACCATTGCTGGCAATCAGGCCTCCAGATGGTGTGTCACCAGCTGATGTCGTGGCGAAAATGAATGAAGGGTTGGGGTCTGGGAAGGTGAAGAACGGGGAATATCTGAAGATTTATTTGAAAGAGGATTTGCCTTCTCGCCTGCACTACTCTGAAAATTACAGGATACCACCAATTATTGGGCTGGTAGATGAAGGTTATAAGATAGAGAAGAAGCGATCGAAGAGCAAAGAGTGTGGAGGGGCGCATGGGTATGACAATGCCTTCTTCTCAATGAGGacaatattttttgcacatggaCCTCGGTTTGAGAGGGGTAGAATGGTGCCCTCCTTTGAGAATGTGGAGATATACAATGTTATTGCTTCCATTCTTAATTTGAAGCCAGCTCCAAACAACGGTTCAGCTTCCTTTCCTGGAACTGTTCTTTTGCCAAGTGAGTAA
- the LOC100837364 gene encoding cytochrome P450 90D2 encodes MSALLAAVPWPAPSSCAAAVALLAIAAVWLLCLRLLPFMARRRRMKTEARLPPGSFGWPLVGETLDFVSCAYSPQPESFVDKRRLRHGSAVFRSHLFGAATVVSADAEVSRAVLQSDARAFVPWYPRSLTELMGKSSILLINGSLQRRVHGLAGAFFKSPRLKRQVTADMQRRLAPALAAWRAQGPGARLRIQDHAKTIVFEILVRGLIGLEAGPEMQQLKQQFQEFIVGLMSLPIKLPGTRLYRSLQAKKRMARLIQRIIQEKRRKRIIAGEGDGEAPRDAIDVLMGDGSGELTDELISDNMIDLMIPAEDSVPVLITLAIKFLSECPLALQQLEEENMQLKRRKTDMGETLQWTDYMSLSFTQHVITETLRMGNIISGIMRKAVRDVEVKGHLIPKGWCVFVYFRSVHLDDTLYEDPYKFNPWRWKEKDMMSTSSFTPFGGGQRLCPGLDLARLEASIFLHHLVTSFRWVAEEDHIVNFPTVRLKGGMPIRVTSKDKILHAG; translated from the exons ATGTCCGCTCTCCTCGCAGCCGTTCCttggccggcgccgtcgtcgtgcgcggccgccgtggcgctCCTGGCCATCGCCGCCGTGTGGCTGCTGTGTTTGAGGCTACTGCCGTTCATGGCGAGGAGAAGACGGATGAAGACTGAGGCGCGGCTCCCGCCCGGCAGCTTCGGGTGGCCGCTCGTGGGCGAGACGCTGGACTTCGTCTCCTGCGCCTACTCCCCACAACCCGAGTCCTTCGTCGACAAGCGCCGCCTCCG GCACGGGAGCGCGGTGTTCCGGTCGCACCTGTTcggggcggcgacggtggtGAGCGCGGACGCGGAGGTGAGCCGGGCCGTGCTGCAGAGCGACGCGCGCGCCTTCGTGCCCTGGTACCCGCGCTCGCTCACGGAGCTCATGGGCAAGTCCTCCATCCTCCTCATCAACGGCAGCCTCCAGCGCCGCGTCCACGGCCTGGCGGGGGCCTTCTTCAAGTCGCCCCGGCTCAAGCGGCAGGTCACCGCCGACATGCAGCGCCGCCTGGCCCCGGCCCTCGCCGCCTGGCGCGCCCAGGGCCCCGGCGCGCGCCTCCGCATCCAGGACCACGCCAAGACG ATAGTGTTCGAAATCCTGGTGAGGGGTCTGATCGGGCTGGAGGCAGGGCCGGAGATGCAGCAGCTCAAGCAGCAATTCCAGGAATTTATTGTCGGACTCATGTCCCTTCCCATTAAGCTGCCAGGGACTAGGCTCTATAGATCCCTCCAG GCCAAAAAGAGGATGGCCAGGCTGATACAGAGGATCATACAGGAAAAGAGGAGGAAAAGGATCATCGCCGGggagggcgacggcgaggcgccGCGCGACGCCATCGACGTGCTGATgggcgacggcagcggcgagctCACCGACGAGCTGATATCCGACAACATGATCGACCTCATGATCCCCGCCGAGGACTCCGTGCCGGTGCTCATCACGCTGGCCATCAAGTTCCTCAGCGAGTGCCCCCTCGCCTTGCAACAACTAGAG GAGGAGAACATGCAGCTCAAGAGGAGAAAAACTGACATGGGTGAAACCTTGCAATGGACAGACTACATGTCTTTGTCATTCACACAACAT GTGATAACAGAGACGTTGCGGATGGGGAACATCATCAGCGGGATAATGCGCAAGGCGGTTCGGGACGTCGAGGTGAAGGGACATCTCATCCCCAAAGGGTGGTGCGTGTTCGTGTACTTCCGGTCGGTCCACCTCGACGACACGCTCTACGAGGATCCCTACAAGTTCAACCCATGGAGGTGGAAG GAGAAGGACATGATGAGCACCAGCAGCTTCACCCCTTTTGGTGGTGGGCAGAGGTTGTGCCCAGGCCTGGATCTGGCCAGGCTGGAAGCTTCCATCTTTCTCCACCACTTGGTCACCAGCTTCAG gTGGGTGGCCGAGGAGGACCACATCGTCAACTTCCCCACCGTGCGCCTCAAGGGAGGCATGCCCATCAGGGTCACCAGCAAAGACAAAATATTGCATGCAGGTTAA